Within the Streptomyces sp. NBC_00353 genome, the region CGGCGACCTGCTCGCGGGCGCGCTCCGGGCGGTCCTCGGGCGGGAACAGCTCCTGGGCCGCCGGGTCCAGGAAGAAGCGGCGGATCATGTTGCGTTCTCGGGGCGGGCGGGCGAGAGCGTCTCCGCTCAGTGCCCGCGACAGCGCGTTCTGGGCCAGGACCTCACCGCAGTCGGTCGCCACCATCGCCGGGGTGTCGTACAGCCGGTCCAGCACCAGGAGCAGGCCCGGGAGCACATGCGTGCTGGTTGCCTCCCGGCGCGGCGGCTCTTCACCGGTGAGGTGGAAGAGGTGGTCGCGTTCGTCCTCCGTCAGGCGCAGGGCGCGGGCCAGCGCAGTGAGCATTTGGCGGGAGGGACGCGGGCCCCGGGACTGTTCCAACCGCGTGTAGTAGTCCACGGACATGCCGGCCAGCTGGGCCACCTCCTCGCGGCGCAGCCCCGGCGTACGGCGGCGGGCGCCGGCCGTCAGACCCACGTCGGAGGGGTCCAGGCGGGCACGAGCGCGGCGCAGGAAGTCGGCGAGTTCGGCTCGGTTCACCTCGCCAGGGTGCGGGATGCGGGCCGGCTTATCCAGGGACTCCCGATCCCCTGATGAAGAGGTCTCTCCCGGTCGTCCCCGCATCCGCCGAGGCTGGTCATCAACGACAGGCGACACAGTGCGTTAAGGAGCACATCATGCTGATCTTGGTGACCGGTACGACGGGACAAGTTGGACGGCGCTTCGTGCCGAGGCTGCTGGCCCAGCGACAGCCGGGCGAGCAGGTGCGGGTCCTGGTGC harbors:
- a CDS encoding helix-turn-helix transcriptional regulator — its product is MNRAELADFLRRARARLDPSDVGLTAGARRRTPGLRREEVAQLAGMSVDYYTRLEQSRGPRPSRQMLTALARALRLTEDERDHLFHLTGEEPPRREATSTHVLPGLLLVLDRLYDTPAMVATDCGEVLAQNALSRALSGDALARPPRERNMIRRFFLDPAAQELFPPEDRPERAREQVAGLRAVASARPTDPEPAALVAELCAASEEFAHLWDEHEVAVRRAATKRFRHPTIGILELDCEILVNSDHNQQLVIHTARPGTASYERLQLLRVVGLQDLTPTTP